Proteins encoded by one window of Flagellimonas lutaonensis:
- the serC gene encoding 3-phosphoserine/phosphohydroxythreonine transaminase — protein MKKHNFSAGPCILPKEVMQKAAEAVVELDGIGLSLIEISHRSKEFVAIMEKARSLALELLGLEGKGYSALFLQGGASTQFLMVAHNLLKKKAGYVNTGTWSLKAIKEAKLFGEVVEVASSQDQNFNYIPKGYAVPSDLDYLHITSNNTIFGTQIKEFPKTNVPLVCDMSSDIFSRQLDFSQFDLIYAGAQKNMGPAGTTLVVVKEEILGKVGREIPSMLDYKVHISKDSMFNTPPVFAVYVSMLTLQWLKDLGGIAAIEEINEKKANLIYSEIDLNPVFAGIAAKEDRSNMNATFNITDEGLKETFETMCKEAGISGISGHRSVGGYRASMYNAMTIESVGALVDIMSELEKKG, from the coding sequence ATGAAAAAACACAATTTTAGTGCAGGGCCCTGTATACTGCCCAAAGAAGTAATGCAAAAGGCCGCCGAGGCGGTGGTCGAGCTTGATGGAATAGGTCTGTCACTCATAGAGATCTCGCATCGGAGCAAAGAATTTGTGGCCATCATGGAAAAGGCCCGGTCATTGGCCCTGGAACTTTTGGGACTGGAAGGAAAAGGCTATTCGGCGCTTTTTCTACAAGGTGGGGCGAGCACCCAATTTCTGATGGTCGCCCACAACCTACTGAAAAAAAAGGCTGGATACGTGAATACGGGAACGTGGAGCTTAAAGGCAATCAAAGAGGCAAAACTGTTCGGTGAAGTGGTCGAAGTGGCCTCATCGCAGGACCAAAATTTCAACTATATACCCAAAGGGTATGCGGTACCCTCTGATCTTGATTACCTTCACATAACCTCCAACAATACCATTTTTGGCACCCAGATAAAGGAATTTCCGAAAACCAATGTGCCGTTGGTATGCGACATGAGCTCTGATATTTTTTCACGTCAATTGGATTTTTCACAATTCGACCTCATCTACGCCGGTGCCCAAAAAAATATGGGTCCGGCCGGTACCACACTGGTTGTGGTCAAAGAGGAAATATTGGGCAAGGTAGGGCGCGAAATTCCTTCAATGCTCGATTATAAGGTGCATATTTCAAAAGACAGCATGTTCAATACCCCGCCGGTGTTTGCCGTCTACGTTTCAATGCTGACCCTACAATGGCTAAAAGATCTGGGCGGTATTGCCGCAATTGAGGAAATCAACGAAAAAAAGGCGAATTTGATCTATTCTGAAATAGATTTGAATCCGGTATTCGCGGGAATTGCAGCCAAAGAAGACCGTTCAAACATGAACGCCACCTTCAACATAACCGATGAAGGCCTAAAGGAAACCTTTGAGACCATGTGCAAAGAAGCCGGCATAAGTGGCATCAGCGGGCATCGGTCCGTTGGTGGCTACAGGGCCTCGATGTACAATGCCATGACCATTGAAAGTGTGGGCGCATTGGTCGATATCATGAGCGAACTCGAGAAGAAGGGATAG
- a CDS encoding acyl-CoA reductase yields the protein MTEHAQILKAFVKLGDFLTEFCENGNNAAFETLNRAIRLAEEQNGWFTKENILFALRQWGEALGEPPLKNWLSQYGISQKSSQKTIAIIMAGNIPLVGFHDFLSVLLTGNKALCKLSSNDTTLVPVLADYLIDQEPSLNERIEFTEGKIQGFDAIIATGSNNTARYFEYYFKQYPHIIRKNRTSVAVLTGDEKPEDLKALGDDIFRYFGLGCRNVSKIFVPKGYEFDTFFNGIFDHKKVIEHHKYANNYDYNKAVYLMSAFKILDNGFLILKEDNTLHSPIAVLFYEYYSDLKELHQKLNAKRGELQCIVGRTGIVGEIPFGHTQRPKLNDYADGVDTLDFLLRL from the coding sequence ATGACCGAACACGCCCAAATATTGAAAGCTTTTGTTAAACTCGGTGATTTTCTTACCGAATTTTGTGAAAATGGCAACAATGCAGCCTTTGAAACCCTGAACCGGGCAATACGACTTGCCGAAGAGCAAAACGGCTGGTTTACCAAAGAGAATATTCTTTTTGCCCTTCGACAATGGGGCGAAGCATTGGGCGAACCACCACTGAAAAACTGGTTGTCGCAATATGGTATTTCACAAAAATCCAGTCAAAAGACCATAGCCATCATCATGGCGGGAAACATCCCTCTAGTGGGTTTCCATGATTTTCTCAGTGTATTGCTGACAGGTAACAAAGCGCTGTGCAAACTATCATCGAACGACACCACGCTGGTGCCCGTGCTGGCAGACTATCTAATTGACCAAGAACCAAGTCTCAACGAGCGCATTGAATTTACAGAAGGCAAAATACAGGGTTTCGATGCCATCATCGCTACGGGCAGCAACAATACGGCCCGCTATTTCGAGTATTACTTCAAACAATATCCGCATATCATCCGCAAGAACAGAACCTCTGTAGCCGTGCTTACCGGGGATGAAAAACCGGAAGACCTCAAGGCTTTAGGGGATGATATTTTTCGATATTTCGGTCTTGGTTGCCGAAACGTCTCAAAGATTTTTGTGCCCAAAGGCTATGAGTTCGACACTTTCTTCAATGGTATTTTCGACCACAAAAAAGTAATCGAACATCACAAGTACGCCAATAACTATGACTACAACAAGGCGGTCTACCTGATGAGTGCCTTTAAGATTCTGGACAACGGATTTCTTATCTTAAAGGAAGACAACACCCTGCACTCGCCCATAGCGGTGCTCTTCTATGAATATTATTCCGATCTCAAAGAGCTTCATCAAAAGTTAAATGCAAAAAGGGGTGAGTTGCAGTGTATTGTTGGCCGAACGGGCATAGTGGGTGAGATCCCCTTTGGGCATACGCAAAGGCCCAAACTGAACGATTATGCCGATGGGGTCGATACCCTCGATTTTCTGTTGCGACTGTAG
- a CDS encoding 4Fe-4S dicluster domain-containing protein, with protein sequence MAIIITDECINCGACEPECPNTAIYEGADEWRYADGTSLKGEVVLPNGKAVNAEEPQEPISDEIYYIAPDKCTECMGFHEEPQCAAVCPVDCCVPDDDHVETEEELLGKQRFMHPEE encoded by the coding sequence ATGGCAATCATTATTACAGACGAATGCATAAACTGTGGGGCCTGTGAACCTGAATGCCCCAATACGGCCATTTACGAGGGTGCCGATGAATGGCGCTACGCAGACGGTACTTCATTGAAAGGAGAGGTGGTGCTGCCCAATGGCAAGGCCGTCAATGCAGAAGAGCCCCAAGAGCCCATCAGCGATGAGATCTATTATATCGCCCCTGATAAGTGCACCGAGTGCATGGGCTTTCATGAAGAGCCCCAGTGTGCTGCGGTTTGCCCGGTAGATTGCTGTGTGCCCGATGATGACCATGTAGAAACCGAAGAAGAACTGTTGGGCAAGCAGCGCTTTATGCACCCAGAGGAATAA
- the ychF gene encoding redox-regulated ATPase YchF: MKAGIVGLPNVGKSTLFNCLSNAKAQSANFPFCTIEPNIGVVNVPDPRLEKLEELVNPQRVVPATVEIVDIAGLVKGASKGEGLGNQFLGNIRETDAILHVLRCFDNDNVVHVDGSVDPIRDKETIDIELQLRDLESVEKRLDKVSRAAKTGNKEAQKEAAVLTQLKEGLESGVSVRAISVADDDRTEFVKPLQLITDKPVMYVCNVDEAAAVDGNEYVKKVKQAVADEDAEVIYLAVGTEADITELETYEERQMFLEDLGLSEPGSAKLIRGAYRLLNLETYFTAGEKEVRAWTIKKGSTAPQAAGVIHTDFEKGFIRAEVISFDDYVKYGSEAKVKEAGKMRVEGKDYIVQDGDVMHFRFNV; encoded by the coding sequence ATGAAAGCCGGAATCGTAGGATTGCCCAACGTCGGAAAATCGACACTTTTCAATTGTCTGTCAAATGCGAAGGCACAAAGTGCCAACTTTCCGTTCTGTACCATTGAACCCAACATCGGGGTGGTAAACGTGCCCGACCCACGATTGGAAAAACTGGAAGAGTTGGTAAACCCGCAGCGAGTAGTACCCGCCACGGTCGAAATTGTGGACATTGCAGGTCTGGTGAAAGGTGCAAGCAAGGGCGAAGGACTTGGCAACCAGTTTTTGGGGAACATTCGAGAGACCGATGCCATTCTTCATGTGCTACGGTGTTTCGACAATGATAACGTGGTGCATGTCGATGGCTCAGTGGACCCCATACGGGATAAAGAAACCATCGATATAGAACTTCAGTTGCGTGACCTTGAAAGCGTTGAAAAAAGGCTTGATAAAGTAAGCAGGGCCGCCAAGACCGGCAACAAAGAAGCACAAAAAGAAGCGGCCGTGCTCACCCAATTGAAAGAGGGATTGGAGTCAGGGGTTTCGGTCAGGGCCATATCGGTAGCTGATGATGACCGTACAGAGTTTGTCAAGCCATTGCAGTTGATTACCGACAAGCCCGTCATGTACGTCTGCAATGTGGATGAAGCGGCAGCCGTCGATGGCAACGAATATGTGAAAAAAGTAAAGCAGGCGGTGGCCGATGAAGATGCCGAGGTCATTTATCTGGCCGTGGGAACAGAAGCCGATATCACCGAACTGGAGACCTACGAAGAGCGACAAATGTTCTTGGAAGATCTAGGGCTATCAGAACCCGGTTCGGCCAAGCTCATACGCGGCGCATATAGGTTGTTGAACCTAGAGACCTATTTCACAGCTGGTGAAAAGGAGGTTCGTGCGTGGACAATCAAAAAAGGTTCAACTGCGCCCCAGGCAGCCGGGGTCATCCATACCGATTTTGAAAAGGGCTTTATCCGAGCCGAGGTCATTTCATTTGATGATTATGTGAAATATGGCAGCGAGGCCAAAGTGAAAGAGGCAGGCAAAATGCGGGTCGAGGGTAAAGATTATATCGTACAGGACGGCGATGTAATGCATTTTAGGTTCAATGTATAG
- a CDS encoding DNA topoisomerase IV subunit B: MPVAETQYTEENIRSLDWKEHIRMRPGMYIGKLGDGSSADDGIYILLKEVIDNSIDEFVMGAGKTIEISIKDNAVTVRDYGRGIPLGKVVDVVSKMNTGGKYDTRAFKKSVGLNGVGTKAVNALSSYFKVESTRDGKSKTAEFETGELVNEELLEETSRRKGTKVTFVPDETIFKKFKYRSEYIERMLRNYVYLNPGLTILFNGEKFHSENGLKDLLEDNTNAEDMLYPVIHLRGDDIEVAMTHSKTQYSEEYHSFVNGQNTTQGGTHQAAFREAVVKTIRDFYGKNYDASDIRKSIIAAISIKVMEPVFESQTKTKLGSTEMGDGLPTVRTYINDFVGRNLDNYLHKNPETAEALQRKIMQAEKERKELSGIRKLARERAKKASLHNKKLRDCRIHLGDMKNDRRLETTLFITEGDSASGSITKSRDVNTQAVFSLRGKPLNSYGMSKKVVYENEEFNLLQAALNIEESMENLRYNNIVIATDADVDGMHIRLLLITFFLQFFPELIKENHLYILQTPLFRVRNKKETIYCYSEEEKRQAMEKLSGKPEITRFKGLGEISPDEFKHFIGDDIRLEPVMLDKNMSIDNLLKFYMGKNTPDRQEFIIENLKIELDLIEENQL; encoded by the coding sequence ATGCCAGTGGCTGAAACACAATATACAGAAGAGAACATTCGATCCCTTGATTGGAAGGAGCACATTCGTATGCGCCCCGGCATGTATATCGGCAAACTGGGCGATGGTTCTTCTGCCGATGACGGCATCTATATCCTTTTAAAGGAGGTCATTGACAACAGTATTGACGAATTCGTGATGGGTGCTGGCAAGACCATTGAGATTTCCATTAAGGACAATGCCGTGACCGTTCGCGATTATGGGCGGGGCATACCTTTGGGCAAAGTGGTCGATGTGGTCTCTAAAATGAACACGGGCGGCAAGTACGATACCCGCGCCTTTAAAAAATCAGTTGGCTTGAACGGGGTAGGCACCAAGGCGGTAAACGCCCTTTCATCTTATTTCAAGGTAGAGTCTACCCGCGACGGAAAGTCAAAGACAGCCGAATTCGAGACCGGAGAGTTGGTGAACGAAGAGTTGTTGGAAGAAACCTCACGACGAAAGGGTACCAAGGTCACCTTTGTGCCCGACGAGACCATCTTTAAGAAATTCAAATATAGAAGTGAGTACATCGAGCGAATGCTCAGAAACTATGTGTACCTCAATCCTGGCCTGACCATTCTCTTCAATGGGGAAAAATTCCATTCAGAGAACGGACTCAAAGATTTGTTGGAGGACAATACCAATGCCGAAGACATGCTGTACCCGGTCATCCATTTAAGGGGCGACGACATAGAAGTGGCCATGACCCACAGCAAAACGCAGTACAGTGAAGAGTACCACTCGTTTGTCAATGGCCAGAACACCACACAAGGGGGTACCCACCAAGCGGCGTTTCGAGAGGCGGTGGTGAAGACCATCCGTGATTTCTACGGAAAGAACTACGACGCCTCCGATATTCGTAAATCGATTATAGCGGCCATCTCCATAAAGGTAATGGAACCGGTTTTTGAAAGCCAGACCAAAACAAAGTTGGGGTCGACCGAAATGGGTGACGGGTTGCCCACCGTTCGAACCTACATCAACGATTTTGTCGGCAGAAACCTCGACAATTACCTGCACAAGAACCCTGAGACCGCAGAAGCCCTGCAACGAAAGATCATGCAGGCCGAAAAAGAACGCAAAGAACTGTCGGGCATTCGAAAACTGGCCCGTGAACGTGCCAAAAAGGCCAGTCTGCACAACAAAAAATTACGGGACTGCCGTATTCACCTTGGCGACATGAAAAACGACCGGCGGTTAGAGACCACCTTGTTCATTACCGAGGGGGATTCTGCTTCTGGATCGATCACCAAATCGCGAGATGTCAACACCCAAGCGGTATTTAGTTTGCGTGGAAAACCTCTCAACTCGTACGGAATGTCTAAAAAGGTGGTTTACGAAAACGAGGAGTTCAACCTCTTACAGGCGGCCCTCAACATTGAGGAGTCTATGGAGAACCTTCGATACAACAATATTGTGATCGCCACTGATGCCGATGTCGATGGTATGCACATACGCCTGTTGCTGATCACTTTCTTTTTACAGTTTTTTCCTGAGTTGATCAAAGAAAACCATCTGTACATATTGCAAACACCACTGTTTCGGGTGCGGAACAAGAAAGAGACCATTTATTGCTATAGTGAAGAAGAGAAGAGGCAGGCAATGGAAAAGCTCTCAGGAAAACCAGAGATTACCAGGTTCAAAGGTCTGGGTGAAATTTCACCGGATGAGTTCAAACATTTTATCGGTGACGACATCAGGCTAGAGCCTGTGATGCTCGACAAGAACATGAGCATAGACAATCTGTTGAAGTTTTATATGGGAAAAAATACCCCAGATAGGCAAGAATTTATCATCGAAAACCTTAAAATAGAACTTGATTTGATAGAAGAAAACCAATTGTAA
- a CDS encoding DNA gyrase/topoisomerase IV subunit A — translation MEENGELNGEPQGFQDENQETLTKVTGMYKDWFLDYASYVILERAVPAIEDGFKPVQRRIMHALKELDDGRYNKVANVVGHTMQYHPHGDASIADAMVQLGQKELLIDTQGNWGNILTGDSAAASRYIEARLSKFALEVVYSPKITEWQLSYDGRKKEPVNLPVKFPLLLAQGAEGIAVGLSTKILPHNFNELIDASIKHLKGQRFKLVPDFPTAGIIDVTNYNDGMRGGKVRVRAKISQKDKNTLVITEIPYGTNTSSLIDSILKANEKGKIKIKRIEDNTAAEVEILIHLPSGISPDKTIDALYAFTACETSISPLACVIENNKPLFLGVKEMLERSTDKTVDLLKKELEIQLSELEEQWHFASLERIFIENRIYRDIEEEETWEGVIAAIDKGLKPHIKLLKRPVTEEDITRLTEIRIKRISKFDLDKAQQHIDSLDEKIAQTKHHLEHLTEFAIDYFKELKKKYGAGRERKSEIRIFDDIEATKVVIRNTKLYVNREEGFVGTSMRRDEYVTDCSDIDDIIVFTKKGEMMVTKVDSKTFVGKNIIHVAVFKKKDKRTTYNMIYKDGRGGPSYIKRFNVTSVTRDKLYDLTNGKSNSEVLYFSANPNGEAEVVTVHLRQTGSIKKLKWDLDFADVLIKGRNAKGNLVTKYAVKRIELKEKGLSTLKPRKIWFDETVQRLNVDERGELLGEFTSSDRLLLINQKGVVKTVIPELTLRFDDDLVVLEKWDPKKPLTAIYWEGEKELFYVKRFMIENPDKEEIIITDHPKSYLEKVFTDYRPRAEVVFTKKRGEERKEPWEVDLESFIAVKGITAMGNQLTKEKVLEINEMEPLPYKPPEPQKAEDIEVVDEENVSPNITTEQKKKEDGEQPTLF, via the coding sequence ATGGAAGAAAATGGTGAATTGAACGGCGAGCCTCAGGGATTTCAAGATGAAAACCAAGAAACCTTGACGAAAGTCACGGGCATGTACAAGGATTGGTTTTTAGACTATGCCTCATACGTTATTCTAGAGCGGGCGGTACCGGCCATTGAAGATGGTTTCAAGCCCGTGCAGCGACGTATCATGCATGCTTTGAAAGAACTCGATGATGGTCGTTACAACAAGGTTGCCAACGTGGTGGGGCATACCATGCAATACCACCCCCATGGTGATGCCAGTATTGCCGATGCCATGGTACAGTTGGGCCAGAAAGAGCTGCTGATAGATACCCAGGGCAACTGGGGCAACATATTGACCGGTGATAGTGCCGCCGCTTCGCGGTACATCGAGGCGCGCCTGTCAAAGTTTGCCCTTGAAGTGGTGTACAGCCCCAAGATTACCGAGTGGCAGCTCTCGTACGATGGCCGCAAAAAAGAGCCTGTTAACCTTCCCGTTAAGTTTCCATTGTTGTTGGCGCAAGGGGCCGAGGGTATTGCCGTGGGGCTCTCCACCAAAATATTGCCGCATAATTTCAATGAGCTAATTGACGCCTCGATCAAGCACTTAAAGGGACAACGCTTCAAACTGGTTCCTGATTTTCCAACTGCGGGCATCATCGATGTTACCAATTACAACGATGGTATGCGTGGCGGCAAGGTTCGGGTACGTGCAAAGATTTCCCAAAAAGACAAAAACACTTTGGTCATCACCGAAATACCCTATGGCACCAACACTTCCTCTTTGATCGATTCCATTTTAAAGGCCAACGAAAAGGGCAAGATAAAGATCAAGCGAATTGAGGACAACACGGCGGCCGAAGTAGAGATTTTGATACATTTGCCAAGTGGCATATCGCCCGATAAGACCATTGATGCCCTGTATGCCTTTACTGCCTGTGAAACCTCTATTTCACCGTTGGCGTGTGTCATTGAGAACAACAAGCCGTTGTTTTTAGGGGTCAAGGAAATGCTTGAGCGCTCGACCGACAAGACCGTCGATCTGCTCAAAAAAGAACTGGAAATCCAACTTTCTGAGCTTGAGGAGCAGTGGCATTTCGCATCGTTGGAGCGTATCTTCATCGAAAACCGTATTTACCGCGATATTGAAGAAGAAGAAACGTGGGAGGGTGTCATCGCCGCCATAGACAAGGGCTTGAAACCGCACATCAAATTATTAAAGCGACCGGTAACCGAGGAAGACATTACCAGACTGACCGAAATAAGGATCAAACGAATTTCAAAGTTTGATTTGGATAAGGCCCAGCAACATATTGACAGCCTTGATGAAAAGATTGCACAGACCAAGCACCATTTAGAGCACCTTACCGAATTTGCCATAGACTACTTCAAAGAGCTGAAGAAGAAATATGGTGCGGGGCGCGAGCGTAAATCTGAAATCCGCATTTTTGATGACATTGAGGCCACCAAGGTGGTGATCCGCAACACAAAACTTTACGTAAACCGCGAAGAGGGATTTGTGGGCACCTCAATGCGCCGCGATGAGTATGTGACCGACTGTAGCGATATTGACGATATCATAGTCTTCACCAAGAAAGGTGAGATGATGGTCACCAAGGTCGACAGTAAGACCTTTGTGGGCAAGAACATTATACATGTGGCGGTCTTCAAGAAAAAAGACAAGCGTACCACCTACAACATGATCTATAAAGATGGTAGGGGCGGCCCAAGCTATATCAAGCGTTTTAACGTAACAAGCGTGACCCGTGACAAGCTGTACGATCTTACCAACGGCAAGAGCAATTCGGAGGTGCTGTATTTTTCGGCCAACCCGAATGGTGAGGCTGAAGTGGTTACGGTGCACCTGCGCCAAACGGGAAGCATTAAAAAGCTAAAATGGGATTTGGATTTTGCCGATGTGCTGATCAAGGGGCGCAATGCCAAAGGAAACTTGGTCACCAAATATGCAGTGAAGCGCATTGAACTCAAAGAAAAGGGGCTCTCGACCCTCAAGCCACGAAAAATATGGTTTGATGAGACCGTTCAACGCCTGAATGTTGATGAAAGGGGCGAACTGTTGGGCGAATTTACCAGTTCTGACAGATTGCTGCTGATCAACCAGAAAGGGGTGGTCAAAACAGTGATTCCCGAGCTTACCTTGCGTTTTGACGATGATTTGGTGGTATTGGAAAAGTGGGATCCCAAAAAACCGCTCACCGCCATTTATTGGGAAGGTGAGAAAGAGTTATTCTATGTGAAAAGGTTTATGATCGAGAATCCAGATAAGGAAGAAATCATCATTACCGACCACCCTAAATCATATTTGGAAAAGGTGTTCACCGATTACCGTCCGCGTGCAGAGGTGGTCTTCACAAAGAAACGGGGCGAGGAGCGCAAGGAGCCTTGGGAGGTTGACCTCGAATCGTTTATAGCCGTCAAGGGCATCACCGCCATGGGCAATCAATTGACCAAAGAAAAAGTGCTCGAGATCAACGAGATGGAGCCGTTGCCCTACAAACCGCCCGAACCGCAAAAAGCGGAAGACATTGAGGTGGTCGATGAAGAAAACGTGTCACCTAACATAACCACTGAGCAGAAGAAAAAGGAAGACGGCGAACAGCCTACCCTTTTCTAG
- a CDS encoding TerC family protein — translation MFEILASPDAWVALLTLTFLEIVLGIDNIVFISIAANKLPQRQQRKATNIGLLLAMVQRIILLFAVSFLIGLSNPFYYINTSWLYVGVSWQAVILFLGGLFLIYKSTSEIHEKVELPEHDEDALKAKKITTLSKAIVQIIIIDFIFSIDSILTAVGMTNGIGNKPQDALVLMVIAVVISIVIMMVFANGIRVFINKHPSMQLLALSFLILIGFMLIAEAAHLGHAKVFGQEIGAIPKGYLYFAIAFSLLVEFLNMKLRKKQELVEKHE, via the coding sequence ATGTTTGAAATTCTTGCTAGTCCGGATGCTTGGGTCGCACTGCTGACTCTGACTTTTTTAGAGATAGTGCTAGGCATCGACAACATCGTTTTCATTTCCATCGCAGCCAACAAACTGCCCCAAAGACAGCAGCGAAAGGCCACCAATATCGGACTGTTGCTGGCCATGGTGCAGCGAATCATTCTCTTGTTCGCGGTTTCTTTTCTGATCGGTCTCAGCAATCCGTTTTACTACATCAACACTTCTTGGTTGTATGTGGGCGTTAGCTGGCAGGCCGTTATCCTGTTTCTTGGGGGGCTGTTCTTGATCTACAAGAGTACCTCTGAAATACATGAAAAGGTAGAACTGCCAGAGCATGACGAAGATGCCCTGAAGGCCAAAAAAATTACCACCCTTTCAAAAGCCATCGTACAGATTATCATCATCGATTTTATCTTTTCCATCGATTCGATATTGACTGCAGTGGGCATGACCAACGGTATCGGCAACAAACCGCAAGATGCATTGGTATTAATGGTCATAGCCGTGGTGATCTCAATTGTGATCATGATGGTATTTGCCAACGGTATCAGGGTCTTTATCAACAAACACCCGTCAATGCAGCTCTTAGCGCTGTCTTTTTTGATTTTGATAGGATTTATGCTGATTGCAGAGGCGGCTCACTTGGGCCATGCCAAGGTGTTCGGTCAAGAAATCGGTGCCATACCCAAAGGGTATCTCTATTTCGCGATTGCCTTCTCCCTGTTGGTGGAGTTCTTGAACATGAAGCTTCGCAAAAAACAAGAATTGGTAGAAAAACATGAATAG
- a CDS encoding DNA topoisomerase IV: protein MMRHLFLVVAIVLLGSCQPPPERNCKAFRKGTFSFTALVDGAEKTTIFTRSENIEIEEFEGVKDTSSIRWINDCEYVLKKLNPKNRLEEKSIHIKILTTSDSSYTFEYNAIGEKQKFRGKALKIH from the coding sequence ATGATGCGACATTTATTCCTAGTTGTGGCAATAGTGCTCTTAGGGTCTTGCCAACCCCCGCCTGAAAGAAATTGCAAAGCGTTCAGAAAGGGCACCTTCAGCTTTACCGCCCTGGTCGATGGAGCGGAAAAGACCACCATTTTTACGCGGTCTGAAAATATAGAAATCGAAGAATTTGAAGGCGTTAAAGATACTTCATCGATTCGGTGGATAAACGATTGCGAATATGTGTTGAAGAAATTGAACCCGAAAAATCGGTTGGAAGAGAAATCAATTCACATCAAAATATTGACAACCTCAGATAGTTCTTATACATTTGAGTACAATGCCATTGGCGAAAAACAAAAGTTCAGGGGCAAAGCCCTTAAAATACACTGA
- a CDS encoding helix-turn-helix transcriptional regulator gives MNNDFVERLKTLIDHYELSPSLFADRIGMQRSSISHLLNGRNRPSLDFVMKVIKTFPEVNIYWLLNGKGSFPGQSKNGGDEDNIEASPLPPKKISISEGKKPIRIVVFYEDGTFEDFEPKK, from the coding sequence GTGAACAACGATTTTGTCGAACGCCTTAAGACCCTTATCGATCATTACGAGCTGTCCCCTTCCCTCTTTGCCGACCGGATCGGGATGCAGCGTTCGAGCATTTCGCATTTGTTGAATGGAAGGAACCGACCAAGCCTTGATTTTGTGATGAAGGTCATCAAAACCTTTCCCGAGGTAAACATCTATTGGCTACTGAACGGCAAGGGCAGTTTTCCGGGGCAATCCAAAAATGGTGGGGATGAAGACAACATTGAGGCTTCCCCTCTTCCCCCAAAAAAAATATCCATCTCCGAGGGCAAAAAACCCATCCGTATCGTCGTTTTCTACGAAGACGGCACCTTTGAGGATTTCGAGCCAAAAAAATAG
- a CDS encoding Lrp/AsnC family transcriptional regulator — protein sequence MGKVKLDEIDHQILDMLIDNTRTPFTDIAKKLLISAGTVHVRVKKMEEAGIIKGSSLTLDYVKLGYSFIAYVGIFLEKTHQTKFVLERLTQIPYVTVAHITTGKFNIFCKIRARDTTHAKNIIFKIDDIEGISRTETMISLEESINDKKRLMHTIFNEI from the coding sequence ATGGGCAAGGTTAAATTGGATGAAATAGATCATCAAATTCTGGATATGTTGATCGACAACACCAGAACACCGTTTACCGATATCGCAAAGAAGTTGTTGATATCTGCTGGCACGGTGCATGTACGTGTTAAAAAAATGGAGGAAGCCGGAATTATAAAAGGTTCTTCTTTGACCCTTGACTATGTAAAGCTGGGGTATTCGTTTATTGCCTATGTCGGTATTTTTCTTGAAAAGACCCACCAGACCAAATTTGTGCTCGAGCGCCTGACCCAGATACCTTATGTAACGGTGGCGCACATTACTACGGGCAAATTCAATATTTTCTGTAAAATCAGGGCGCGCGATACCACGCATGCCAAAAATATCATCTTCAAGATTGATGATATTGAGGGGATCAGTCGAACCGAGACCATGATTTCCCTTGAAGAAAGCATCAACGACAAAAAGCGTTTGATGCACACCATCTTCAATGAGATTTAG
- a CDS encoding DinB family protein, giving the protein MVLPNNLKADEYHPFYGTYVKLVQNAPLNDTLGQGKKRFVDFLQAIPIEKYPYRYAENKWSVAELVLHIIDAERVFQYRALRFARNDATPLQGFDQDCYVPESNAGKRTKDSIIWEYETVRNATISLFGSFEPEALLRKGLASGSPMSVRALGFVICGHQMHHQKILEERYL; this is encoded by the coding sequence ATGGTGTTGCCAAATAATTTGAAGGCCGATGAATACCATCCCTTTTATGGTACCTATGTGAAGTTGGTTCAGAACGCGCCTTTGAATGATACCCTTGGCCAGGGTAAAAAACGGTTTGTTGATTTTCTACAGGCCATTCCCATAGAAAAATACCCATATCGATATGCCGAAAACAAATGGTCGGTAGCCGAATTGGTCCTTCATATCATTGATGCCGAAAGGGTATTTCAATATCGTGCCCTCCGTTTTGCACGGAACGACGCGACTCCCTTGCAGGGATTCGATCAGGATTGCTATGTGCCGGAGTCAAATGCCGGGAAGCGGACCAAAGACTCGATTATTTGGGAATATGAAACGGTGCGAAATGCTACGATTTCGTTGTTTGGTTCTTTTGAACCCGAAGCCTTGTTGAGAAAGGGCTTGGCCAGTGGTTCGCCCATGAGTGTCAGGGCCTTGGGATTTGTTATTTGTGGGCATCAGATGCACCACCAGAAGATATTGGAAGAAAGGTATTTGTAA